A region from the Mesorhizobium sp. J8 genome encodes:
- a CDS encoding MFS transporter → MTAAGGDKKADDKVAGNRVDWRALWASGDLARFCFVSLGILLHATNETMVATVMPAMVGDLAGVQLVGWSLAIYELGAIVAGAAAGRLVSYVALRSNMMVAALLYAIGALICAAAPSMPLFLAGRLVEGLGGGALVSLAFVSVERLFARNIWPQLFGIMSAVWGVAAFSGPMLGALMTEFLSWRWAFGIFTFGGAAMALASFIVLDTPEARRPQAVGGKAPPFPYPALACLALSVVLIAAAGIDIALLRSSLLLLLGVIGLALFFRIDALRPQSRLFPSPLFSWRSPLGSGMTLVAAFSVATCTFTIYGPLLLTTLHGIPILTTGYIIAAESIAWSILSILIANAPLERERLIIVIGALMIASGLAGFAYTIPAGSIPLILLCALLQGGGFGVCWPFLTRVIVASARDGEQTIASAAVPTMQRIGYAVGAALAGIVANASGFSEGLTREAAAGVAGWLFLAFVPLAVLGCIAALRIALPTLRPQQATG, encoded by the coding sequence GTGACGGCAGCAGGGGGCGACAAGAAGGCTGACGACAAGGTGGCCGGCAACAGGGTCGACTGGCGGGCGCTGTGGGCGAGCGGCGATCTGGCGCGCTTCTGCTTCGTCAGCCTCGGCATCCTGCTGCATGCCACCAACGAGACGATGGTGGCGACGGTGATGCCGGCCATGGTCGGTGATCTCGCGGGCGTGCAACTGGTCGGCTGGTCGCTGGCGATCTATGAGCTCGGCGCGATCGTCGCCGGCGCCGCCGCCGGCCGCCTTGTCAGCTATGTCGCCCTGCGCTCCAACATGATGGTCGCCGCGCTGCTCTACGCGATCGGCGCGCTGATCTGCGCCGCGGCGCCTTCCATGCCCTTGTTCCTCGCCGGGCGCCTTGTCGAGGGGCTTGGCGGCGGTGCGCTTGTGTCGCTCGCCTTCGTATCAGTCGAGCGTCTCTTCGCGCGCAACATCTGGCCGCAACTCTTCGGCATCATGTCCGCGGTCTGGGGCGTCGCGGCCTTCAGCGGCCCGATGCTCGGCGCGCTCATGACCGAATTCCTGTCATGGCGCTGGGCTTTCGGCATCTTCACCTTCGGCGGCGCGGCGATGGCGCTGGCCAGCTTCATCGTGCTCGACACGCCCGAGGCAAGGAGGCCGCAGGCGGTCGGCGGCAAGGCACCACCCTTTCCCTATCCGGCGCTCGCCTGTCTCGCCCTCAGTGTCGTGCTGATCGCCGCTGCCGGTATCGACATTGCCCTGTTGCGCTCGTCACTGCTGCTCCTCCTCGGCGTGATCGGCCTGGCGCTGTTCTTCCGCATCGACGCCCTCAGGCCACAATCGCGGCTCTTTCCGTCGCCATTGTTTTCATGGCGTTCGCCGCTTGGCAGCGGCATGACCCTGGTTGCGGCATTCTCCGTGGCGACCTGCACCTTCACCATTTACGGGCCGCTGCTTCTGACCACGCTGCACGGCATTCCGATCCTGACCACCGGCTACATCATCGCCGCGGAATCGATCGCCTGGTCGATCCTATCGATCCTCATCGCCAATGCTCCGCTCGAGCGCGAGAGGCTGATCATAGTCATCGGCGCGCTGATGATTGCTTCCGGCCTTGCCGGCTTCGCCTACACGATCCCGGCAGGCTCGATCCCGCTCATTCTGCTGTGCGCCCTGCTGCAGGGCGGCGGCTTCGGGGTTTGCTGGCCATTCCTCACGCGCGTCATCGTCGCCTCGGCGCGCGACGGCGAGCAGACGATCGCCTCGGCTGCCGTGCCGACCATGCAGCGCATCGGCTATGCCGTGGGCGCAGCGCTTGCCGGCATCGTCGCCAACGCCAGCGGCTTCTCGGAAGGCCTGACCCGTGAAGCCGCCGCAGGCGTTGCCGGGTGGCTGTTCCTCGCCTTCGTGCCTCTGGCTGTCCTGGGATGCATCGCCGCGCTGAGGATCGCGCTGCCGACGCTGCGGCCTCAGCAGGCGACTGGCTAA
- the coaBC gene encoding bifunctional phosphopantothenoylcysteine decarboxylase/phosphopantothenate--cysteine ligase CoaBC, whose protein sequence is MASITIRNLDDEVKDLLRLLAAENGCSMEEQARAMIRAAVEGRAGRAGRIDQIEKTLRALADSNQTAAPVVAASGKLLGRGSLSGKRILLIIGGGIAAYKSLDLIRRLRERGASVRVVMTPAAQEFVTTLSVGALSADHVFTDLFDRKDEHDVGHIRLSREADLLVVAPATADLMAKLANGHANDLASTVLLATDKKVLMAPAMNPKMWAHAATRRNRAILQKDGIAFVGPAKGEMAESNEAGEGRMAEPLEIAAAIEAMLDERPKPLAGRRIIVTSGPTHEPIDPVRYIANRSSGKQGHAIAAALAKLGADVRLVSGPVTIADPAGVATTHVETAAQMKQAVESLLPADAAVFVAAVADWRTANAAGEKIKKVAGEGPPSLKMVENPDILAGIGHHAQRPGLVVGFAAETQDLIANAEAKLKKKGADFIVANDVSHESGIGPSGVMGGDRNKVRIVSSTGVEEWPEMGKDEVAARLAALIAERLQTVVV, encoded by the coding sequence ATGGCCAGCATCACGATCCGGAATCTCGATGACGAGGTCAAGGACCTGCTCCGACTGCTCGCCGCCGAAAATGGCTGCTCGATGGAGGAACAGGCGCGGGCCATGATACGCGCCGCGGTCGAAGGCCGGGCAGGGCGGGCCGGCCGCATCGACCAGATCGAGAAGACGCTGCGCGCGCTGGCGGATTCAAACCAAACTGCGGCCCCGGTTGTGGCAGCCTCCGGCAAGCTCCTAGGACGAGGTTCGCTCTCCGGCAAGCGGATCCTGCTGATCATCGGCGGCGGCATCGCGGCCTATAAATCGCTTGATCTGATCCGCAGACTGCGCGAGCGCGGCGCCTCGGTGCGGGTGGTCATGACGCCGGCCGCGCAGGAATTCGTGACCACGCTGTCGGTCGGCGCGCTTTCGGCCGATCATGTCTTCACGGATTTGTTCGACCGCAAGGACGAGCACGATGTCGGCCATATCAGGCTGTCGCGCGAGGCCGATCTGCTGGTGGTGGCGCCCGCCACCGCCGACCTGATGGCGAAGCTCGCCAACGGCCACGCCAACGACCTTGCCTCGACGGTGCTCCTGGCCACCGACAAGAAGGTGCTGATGGCGCCGGCGATGAACCCAAAGATGTGGGCGCACGCCGCCACGCGCCGCAACCGGGCGATCTTGCAGAAGGACGGCATCGCCTTTGTCGGGCCTGCCAAGGGCGAGATGGCCGAAAGCAACGAAGCGGGCGAGGGCCGCATGGCCGAGCCGCTGGAGATCGCCGCCGCGATCGAGGCCATGCTCGACGAGAGGCCGAAGCCGCTTGCCGGCCGCAGGATCATCGTCACCTCCGGGCCGACGCATGAACCGATCGATCCGGTGCGCTATATCGCCAACCGGTCTTCCGGCAAGCAGGGCCACGCCATCGCGGCGGCGCTTGCGAAGCTCGGCGCCGATGTGCGGCTGGTCTCCGGTCCGGTCACCATCGCCGATCCGGCCGGTGTTGCGACCACTCATGTCGAAACGGCCGCCCAGATGAAGCAGGCGGTCGAAAGCCTGCTGCCGGCGGATGCCGCCGTGTTCGTCGCCGCCGTCGCCGACTGGCGCACGGCAAACGCCGCCGGCGAGAAGATCAAGAAGGTGGCGGGCGAGGGGCCGCCTTCGCTCAAGATGGTCGAAAATCCCGACATCCTTGCCGGCATCGGCCATCATGCGCAGCGGCCGGGCCTTGTCGTCGGCTTCGCCGCCGAGACGCAGGATCTCATCGCCAATGCCGAGGCCAAGCTCAAGAAGAAGGGCGCCGATTTCATCGTCGCCAACGACGTCTCGCATGAGAGCGGCATCGGCCCGTCCGGCGTGATGGGCGGCGACCGCAACAAGGTGCGCATCGTCTCCAGCACCGGCGTCGAGGAATGGCCGGAGATGGGCAAGGACGAGGTGGCGGCGCGGCTCGCCGCGCTGATCGCGGAGCGTCTGCAGACCGTCGTTGTTTAG
- the ubiB gene encoding 2-polyprenylphenol 6-hydroxylase encodes MSSVAAAFRLARAGWVLVREGVVAALPGEELSGMPKFGWQVARLFTRRRALSYQRGDRLARAVVRLGPSYVKLGQFLATRPDVVGNDMALDLALLQDKMHTFPKAEAVHAIEASLGRRIDDLYSSFGEPVAAASIAQVHSAEVVREGAASRVAVKVIRPGVRRRFFQDLESYFLAARLQQKYIPASRRLRPVEVTETLAQTTRIEMDLRLEAAALSELGENTKDDPGFRVPAVDWERTGRDVLTMEWIDGIKMNDLAGLAAAGHDLKAIAANVVQSFLRHTLRDGFFHADMHPGNLFVEADGTIVAVDLGIAGRLGKKERRFLAEILYGFIVRDYQRVAEVHFEAGYVPRQHNVSAFAQAIRAIGEPIHGQSAETISMAKLLTLLFEVTELFDMATRTELVLLQKTMVVVEGVARTLDPAFNMWKTSEPVVSDWIASNLGPRGMLTDARDAGRALVSLARQAPDLVARTERLSREIDLMAENGLRFDEATAHAIGRAEARHTRSGRVALWVIALTLIYIAWKLL; translated from the coding sequence ATGAGCAGCGTCGCCGCCGCTTTCAGGCTCGCCCGGGCCGGTTGGGTGTTGGTCCGCGAGGGCGTCGTCGCGGCGCTGCCGGGCGAAGAGCTCTCCGGCATGCCGAAATTCGGCTGGCAGGTGGCGCGGTTGTTCACCCGCCGCCGGGCGTTGAGCTACCAGCGCGGCGACAGGCTGGCGCGGGCAGTGGTGCGGCTTGGACCCTCCTACGTCAAGCTCGGCCAGTTCCTGGCCACGCGGCCCGACGTCGTCGGCAACGACATGGCGCTCGACCTCGCGCTCTTGCAGGACAAGATGCATACTTTCCCGAAGGCGGAGGCGGTCCACGCGATCGAAGCCTCGCTCGGACGCAGGATAGACGACCTGTATTCGAGCTTCGGCGAACCGGTGGCCGCGGCCTCGATCGCCCAGGTGCACAGCGCCGAAGTCGTGCGCGAGGGCGCCGCTTCGCGGGTAGCGGTGAAGGTCATCCGGCCCGGCGTGCGGCGCCGCTTCTTCCAGGACCTCGAAAGCTATTTCCTAGCTGCCCGCCTGCAGCAGAAATACATCCCCGCGTCGCGTCGCCTGCGCCCGGTCGAGGTGACCGAGACGCTGGCGCAGACCACCAGAATCGAGATGGATCTGAGGCTCGAGGCGGCCGCGCTTTCGGAACTCGGCGAGAACACCAAGGACGATCCCGGCTTTCGCGTGCCGGCGGTCGACTGGGAGCGGACCGGCCGCGATGTTCTCACCATGGAATGGATCGACGGCATCAAGATGAACGATCTGGCCGGCCTCGCCGCTGCCGGCCACGACCTCAAGGCGATTGCGGCCAATGTGGTCCAGTCGTTCCTCAGGCACACGTTGCGCGACGGCTTCTTCCACGCCGACATGCATCCGGGCAACCTGTTCGTTGAGGCGGACGGCACCATCGTCGCGGTCGATCTCGGCATTGCCGGCCGGCTCGGCAAGAAGGAACGACGCTTCCTCGCCGAGATCCTCTATGGCTTCATCGTGCGCGACTATCAGCGCGTCGCCGAGGTGCATTTCGAGGCCGGCTATGTTCCGCGCCAGCACAATGTATCGGCCTTCGCGCAGGCGATCCGCGCCATCGGCGAGCCGATCCATGGCCAGTCGGCCGAGACCATTTCGATGGCGAAGTTGCTGACGCTGCTGTTCGAAGTCACCGAGCTGTTTGATATGGCGACGCGGACCGAGCTGGTGCTTTTGCAAAAGACCATGGTGGTGGTGGAAGGCGTCGCGCGCACGCTCGATCCGGCCTTCAACATGTGGAAGACGTCGGAGCCCGTTGTCAGCGACTGGATCGCCAGCAATCTTGGCCCGCGCGGCATGCTCACCGATGCGCGTGACGCCGGCAGAGCCCTCGTGTCGCTGGCAAGGCAGGCGCCGGATCTTGTGGCCCGCACCGAGCGGCTGTCGCGCGAGATCGACCTGATGGCGGAGAACGGTCTGCGCTTCGACGAAGCCACCGCGCACGCCATAGGTAGGGCGGAAGCGCGCCACACCCGCTCCGGCCGGGTGGCGCTGTGGGTGATCGCGCTGACGCTGATCTACATCGCGTGGAAATTGCTCTAG
- the ubiE gene encoding bifunctional demethylmenaquinone methyltransferase/2-methoxy-6-polyprenyl-1,4-benzoquinol methylase UbiE gives MSVERTTAAGGMETSYGFRKVGAGEKQPLVNDVFHKVANRYDLMNDLMSAGLHRLWKDAMVAWLNPPKRPGWKVLDVAGGTGDIAFRIVEASQRQAHATVLDINGSMLAVGRDRAEKQGLAANTDFVEANAEALPFEDDSFDAYTIAFGIRNVPRIEVALAEAYRVLKRGGRFLCLEFSEVEMPLLDKAYEAWSFNAIPRIGKAVTGDGEPYSYLVESIRKFPNQQNFAAMITRAGFDRVTFRNYSGGIAALHSGWKL, from the coding sequence ATGTCAGTTGAGAGAACCACGGCCGCGGGCGGCATGGAAACCTCCTATGGTTTCAGGAAGGTCGGGGCAGGGGAGAAGCAGCCCCTGGTCAACGACGTCTTCCACAAGGTGGCCAATCGATACGACCTGATGAACGATCTGATGTCGGCCGGGTTGCACCGGCTGTGGAAGGACGCGATGGTCGCCTGGCTGAACCCGCCGAAGCGCCCGGGCTGGAAGGTGCTCGATGTCGCCGGCGGCACCGGCGACATCGCCTTCCGTATCGTCGAGGCCAGCCAGCGCCAGGCCCATGCGACGGTGCTCGACATCAACGGCTCGATGCTGGCCGTCGGCCGCGACCGGGCCGAGAAGCAGGGCTTGGCCGCAAACACTGACTTCGTCGAGGCCAATGCCGAGGCGTTGCCGTTCGAGGACGATAGCTTCGACGCCTATACGATCGCGTTCGGCATCCGCAATGTGCCGCGCATCGAGGTCGCGCTTGCCGAGGCCTATCGCGTGCTGAAGCGCGGCGGACGGTTTCTGTGCCTGGAATTCTCCGAGGTCGAGATGCCGCTGCTCGACAAGGCCTATGAGGCATGGTCGTTCAACGCGATCCCCAGGATCGGCAAGGCGGTGACCGGCGACGGTGAACCCTATTCCTATCTCGTGGAATCCATCCGCAAGTTCCCCAACCAGCAAAATTTCGCGGCGATGATCACCCGCGCCGGCTTCGACCGCGTCACCTTCCGCAACTATTCGGGCGGCATCGCCGCCCTTCATTCCGGCTGGAAGCTTTGA
- a CDS encoding adenosine deaminase, whose translation MILKAELHCHIEGAAAPELVVAQARKYGKDPTPYIQNGSFVWHDFTSFLAAYDFASDLFRSEEDYARLADHYLTSLARDGAIYSEIFTSPDHAKKAGLSPKAYTDALGEGIVRAKAKTGIEGRMIVTGVRHVGVEAVEQAARFAARCGHPLVTGFGVAGDERIGDFEDYVRAVEIAREAGLGITIHAGELMGWESVKAALDHIRPSRIGHGVRAIENPDLVRRIADQGVVLECCPGSNIALKVFDSFADHPFPALRAAGCKVTLNSDDPPYFWTSLKREYDIAAEHFHMDDKALTGVTRTAIEAAFVDKKTKAALLARVNGGAR comes from the coding sequence ATGATTTTGAAGGCCGAACTGCACTGCCACATCGAAGGCGCGGCAGCGCCCGAGCTCGTCGTCGCCCAGGCCCGCAAATACGGCAAGGATCCTACGCCCTACATCCAGAACGGTTCCTTCGTCTGGCACGATTTCACCTCTTTTCTCGCCGCTTACGATTTCGCTTCCGACCTGTTCCGCAGCGAGGAGGATTATGCGCGCCTCGCCGACCATTATCTGACCAGCCTCGCCCGCGACGGCGCCATCTATTCGGAGATCTTCACCTCGCCGGATCATGCCAAAAAGGCCGGGCTGTCGCCAAAAGCCTACACGGATGCGTTAGGTGAAGGCATCGTCCGCGCGAAGGCCAAGACCGGCATCGAAGGCCGCATGATCGTCACCGGGGTGCGTCATGTCGGCGTCGAGGCGGTCGAGCAGGCGGCGCGCTTCGCGGCGCGCTGCGGCCATCCGCTGGTGACCGGTTTCGGCGTCGCCGGCGACGAGCGCATCGGCGATTTCGAGGATTATGTGCGCGCGGTCGAGATCGCGCGCGAAGCGGGCCTTGGCATCACCATCCATGCCGGCGAGCTGATGGGCTGGGAAAGTGTCAAGGCGGCGCTCGACCACATCCGCCCGTCGCGCATCGGCCATGGCGTTCGCGCCATCGAGAACCCGGACCTCGTCCGCCGCATCGCCGACCAGGGCGTGGTGCTGGAATGCTGCCCCGGCTCCAACATCGCGCTGAAGGTCTTCGACAGCTTCGCCGACCACCCCTTTCCGGCGCTGCGCGCCGCCGGCTGCAAGGTGACGCTCAACTCCGATGACCCGCCCTATTTCTGGACCTCGCTGAAGCGCGAATACGATATCGCCGCCGAGCATTTCCACATGGACGACAAGGCGCTCACCGGCGTCACCAGGACGGCCATCGAGGCGGCTTTCGTGGACAAGAAGACCAAAGCCGCCCTGCTTGCCCGCGTCAATGGCGGCGCCCGCTGA
- the upp gene encoding uracil phosphoribosyltransferase, with protein sequence MQGVTVVDHPLVQHKLTIMRKKETSTAGFRRLLREISLLLGYEVTRNLELTTTMIETPIEEMEAPTLEGKKLVFASVLRAGNGLLEGLLDLVPAARVAHIGLYRDHETLEAVEYFFKAPSDLADRLVIVVDPMLATANSAIAAIDKLKGRGATNIRFLCLLAAPEGIERFTKAHPDVPIFTASIDRQLNDKGYIMPGLGDAGDRMYGTK encoded by the coding sequence ATGCAGGGCGTCACCGTCGTCGACCACCCCCTTGTCCAGCACAAGCTGACCATCATGCGCAAGAAGGAGACCTCGACGGCCGGCTTCCGGCGGCTGCTGCGCGAGATTTCACTTCTGCTCGGCTATGAGGTGACCCGCAATCTCGAGCTGACCACGACCATGATCGAGACGCCGATCGAGGAGATGGAGGCGCCGACGCTGGAAGGCAAGAAGCTGGTCTTCGCCTCGGTGCTGCGCGCCGGCAATGGCCTGCTCGAGGGCCTGCTCGACCTGGTGCCGGCCGCGCGCGTCGCCCATATCGGGCTCTACCGCGACCATGAGACGCTGGAAGCGGTCGAGTATTTCTTCAAGGCGCCGAGCGATCTTGCCGACCGTCTGGTGATCGTCGTCGATCCGATGCTGGCGACCGCGAATTCTGCGATCGCCGCGATCGATAAGCTGAAGGGACGCGGCGCCACCAACATCCGCTTCCTGTGCCTGCTCGCCGCCCCGGAAGGCATCGAACGCTTCACCAAGGCGCACCCGGATGTGCCGATCTTCACCGCCTCGATCGACCGCCAGCTGAACGACAAGGGCTATATCATGCCCGGCCTCGGCGACGCCGGCGACCGCATGTACGGGACAAAGTGA
- a CDS encoding TIGR02281 family clan AA aspartic protease, with amino-acid sequence MLRKLLILGIFAGTSASIPIVYQANPHLVDGLLKSTVAPQPTGPEAQPQVNLASVPDKPATPMPLGRQVLVNADARGHFTSQFKLNGRQIDGMIDTGATLVAINSSTARRIGISLNPLDFNRQVNTANGAIKAAVVTIDRLQVGKISIDGVQAMVLDDKALQTNLIGMSFLQRLQKYQVQDGALLLVQ; translated from the coding sequence ATGCTGCGCAAGCTTCTCATCCTCGGCATCTTTGCCGGAACTTCGGCTTCGATTCCGATCGTCTATCAGGCTAACCCGCATCTGGTGGACGGCCTCTTGAAATCGACCGTCGCCCCGCAGCCGACAGGCCCGGAGGCTCAGCCGCAGGTCAATCTCGCCTCGGTCCCGGACAAGCCGGCGACGCCGATGCCGCTCGGCCGCCAGGTGCTGGTCAACGCCGATGCACGGGGCCACTTCACGTCGCAGTTCAAGCTCAACGGCCGTCAGATCGACGGCATGATCGACACCGGCGCGACGCTGGTCGCCATCAACAGCTCGACCGCGCGCCGGATCGGCATCTCGCTCAACCCGTTGGATTTCAATCGCCAGGTGAATACAGCGAACGGGGCGATCAAGGCCGCCGTCGTGACGATCGACCGCCTGCAGGTCGGCAAGATATCCATCGACGGCGTCCAGGCGATGGTGCTCGACGACAAGGCGCTGCAGACCAACCTGATCGGCATGAGCTTCCTGCAGCGCCTGCAGAAATACCAGGTCCAGGACGGCGCGCTTCTGCTCGTCCAGTAG
- the deoA gene encoding thymidine phosphorylase: MLPQEIIRRKRDGHRLSADEIAAFIAGLTAGSISEGQVGAFAMAVFLNGMSREEAVALTVAMRDSGDVLDWSDLPGPVTDKHSTGGVGDNVSLMLAPIVAACGAYVPMISGRGLGHTGGTLDKMDAIPGYVSQPDVALFRKTVLETGCAIIGQTANLAPADRRLYAIRDVTGTVESVPLITASILSKKLAAGLGSLVLDVKVGNGAFMEKSRDAAALANSLVEVANGAGLSASALVTGMNEPLASAAGNAVEVKNAVDFLTGRYRDRRLEDVTLALAAEMLQSAGLVSSNQDGIRRATEALAGGRAASVFARMVSALGGPSDFIEKPEKYLPAARVELAVKAEQDGFVIGIATREIGLAVVTLGGGRSHPDDKIDHAVGLTRLLPVGAELRSGEALALVHARTDAEAEAAAAAVRAAYTIGGSKPPAEKTVIRRILPR, from the coding sequence ATGCTGCCGCAGGAGATCATCCGCCGCAAACGCGATGGGCACAGGCTCTCGGCCGACGAGATCGCGGCCTTCATCGCCGGGCTGACGGCCGGCAGCATCTCCGAGGGCCAGGTCGGGGCTTTCGCCATGGCCGTGTTCCTCAACGGCATGAGCCGCGAGGAGGCCGTGGCGCTGACGGTCGCCATGCGCGATTCCGGCGACGTGCTCGACTGGTCCGACTTGCCGGGCCCGGTCACCGACAAGCATTCCACCGGCGGCGTCGGCGACAATGTCTCGCTGATGCTGGCGCCGATCGTCGCCGCCTGCGGCGCCTATGTGCCGATGATCTCCGGCCGCGGCCTCGGTCACACCGGCGGCACGCTGGACAAGATGGACGCCATTCCCGGCTATGTCAGCCAGCCGGACGTGGCGCTTTTCCGCAAGACGGTGCTCGAGACCGGCTGCGCCATCATCGGCCAGACCGCCAATCTCGCGCCGGCCGACCGCCGGCTCTACGCGATCCGCGACGTGACGGGCACGGTCGAATCGGTGCCGCTGATCACCGCTTCGATCCTGTCGAAGAAGCTTGCTGCAGGCTTGGGGTCGCTGGTGCTCGACGTCAAGGTCGGTAACGGTGCCTTCATGGAAAAGTCGCGCGACGCGGCCGCCTTGGCAAACAGCCTGGTGGAGGTCGCCAATGGCGCTGGCCTCAGCGCGTCGGCGCTGGTGACGGGCATGAACGAGCCGCTGGCCTCGGCCGCCGGCAATGCCGTCGAGGTCAAGAACGCCGTCGATTTCCTAACCGGGCGCTACCGCGACCGCCGGCTGGAGGATGTGACGCTGGCTTTGGCCGCCGAGATGCTGCAGTCGGCGGGGCTCGTCTCGTCCAACCAGGATGGTATCAGGCGCGCCACCGAAGCGCTCGCCGGCGGCCGGGCGGCCAGCGTCTTCGCGCGGATGGTTTCCGCACTTGGCGGCCCCAGCGATTTCATCGAGAAGCCGGAAAAGTACCTGCCGGCGGCGCGGGTGGAGCTGGCCGTGAAAGCGGAACAGGACGGGTTCGTGATAGGCATCGCCACACGCGAAATCGGGCTTGCCGTCGTGACGCTCGGCGGCGGGCGTTCGCATCCGGACGACAAGATCGATCATGCCGTCGGCCTGACCCGCCTGTTGCCGGTCGGCGCCGAGCTGCGTTCAGGCGAGGCGCTGGCGCTGGTCCATGCCCGCACCGATGCGGAAGCCGAGGCGGCAGCGGCCGCCGTGCGTGCGGCTTACACGATCGGGGGTTCCAAGCCGCCCGCCGAGAAGACCGTGATCAGGCGGATATTGCCGCGCTGA
- a CDS encoding purine-nucleoside phosphorylase produces MMEALDHLVEKLDGLAPTAALVLGSGLGGLVDQVKDARRISYAELPGFPRSGVSGHAGEVVAGHFAGTPVLMLSGRAHYYEHGNAAAMRPALEVLAGIGISHLILTNAAGSVDPEMGPGSVMLITDHINFSGSNPLIGEPSDRRFVGLTEAYDSGLRGAIEKAAKATDTALHQGVYMWFSGPCFETPAEIRMARVMGANAVGMSTVPEVILARFLGLKVAACSVITNLAAGMTGAELSHQETKDMAPVGGARLAAILRRVFQDGLPD; encoded by the coding sequence ATGATGGAAGCGCTGGATCATCTGGTCGAGAAGCTGGACGGGCTGGCTCCGACGGCGGCGCTCGTGCTGGGCTCGGGCCTCGGCGGGCTGGTCGACCAGGTCAAGGATGCCAGGCGCATTTCCTACGCCGAATTGCCGGGCTTCCCGCGCAGCGGTGTGTCCGGCCATGCCGGCGAGGTGGTGGCCGGGCATTTCGCCGGCACGCCGGTGCTGATGCTCTCCGGCCGCGCGCATTATTACGAGCATGGCAATGCCGCAGCGATGCGCCCGGCGCTCGAGGTGCTCGCCGGTATCGGCATCTCGCATCTCATCCTCACCAATGCCGCCGGCTCCGTCGACCCTGAGATGGGACCGGGCTCGGTGATGCTGATCACCGACCACATCAATTTCTCCGGCTCCAACCCGCTGATCGGCGAGCCGAGCGACCGCCGCTTCGTCGGCCTCACCGAGGCCTATGATTCCGGCCTGCGCGGCGCGATCGAAAAGGCTGCGAAGGCGACGGACACAGCGCTGCATCAAGGCGTCTATATGTGGTTCTCCGGACCCTGCTTCGAGACGCCGGCCGAAATCCGCATGGCGCGCGTCATGGGCGCCAACGCCGTCGGCATGTCGACCGTGCCGGAGGTCATCCTCGCCCGCTTCCTCGGGCTCAAGGTCGCCGCCTGCTCGGTCATCACCAATCTGGCGGCCGGCATGACCGGCGCGGAACTCTCGCATCAGGAAACCAAGGACATGGCGCCGGTCGGCGGCGCGCGGCTGGCGGCGATCCTGCGACGCGTCTTTCAGGACGGCTTGCCCGACTGA
- the cdd gene encoding cytidine deaminase: MSHDLFEAAKTAMAKAYAPYSKFPVGAALRTEDGRVFTGANIEVASYPEGWCAETTALGHYIMGGGGRIVEIAVVAERMAKCSPCGGCRQRLAEFCRPETKLYLCDNTGVAETVTMDDMLPYGFRGDILK, encoded by the coding sequence ATGTCGCATGATCTGTTCGAGGCGGCGAAGACGGCGATGGCCAAGGCCTATGCGCCCTATTCGAAGTTCCCGGTGGGCGCCGCGCTGCGCACCGAGGACGGGCGCGTCTTCACCGGCGCCAATATCGAGGTGGCGTCCTATCCCGAGGGATGGTGTGCCGAGACGACCGCGCTCGGCCATTACATTATGGGTGGTGGCGGCAGGATCGTCGAGATCGCGGTGGTCGCCGAACGCATGGCCAAATGCTCGCCTTGCGGCGGCTGCCGGCAGCGGCTGGCCGAGTTTTGCCGGCCGGAGACGAAGCTTTATCTGTGCGACAACACCGGCGTGGCCGAGACGGTCACCATGGACGACATGCTGCCCTACGGTTTCAGGGGCGATATCCTGAAATGA